The DNA sequence ACCACCAGGCGCCCCGCAAAGCTGACAACGATGAACATGCCGGCGCAGACCAGGATCCAGAACTTGGCATAGAAGCCCGTCACGTAAGCCCCCAGAATCTTCAGCATATCCCTCTTGCGGTCCAGCCCTGCAGGGGGAGAAAGGCCGGCTGAGCATCCTGAACCCCTCCTGTTCTGACCCAGCATGATCCTCAGCAAGTGCCCAGAAACCCCAAAAAACCTAGAGGAAGGAGAATACGGAGCTTCCTGCAGCAAACCCTCTTGAGTCTGCAGAGGGGACAGAaaacccaaaactcttctcccaCTCTGGGCCCCTACAGCTCCCAGGATCACCACAGCTGGAACTCAGAGCTGGAGGAACAGACACGGGGAAATGTGCCTCAACTGGGACACATCTGGAGCACCCTCCCAGAGCTTTCTAGGTTTCACGCTGCCCatcatcccttcaagactggaaATTCTAGCACACAGTGGCAAGGGCTGAGGTCCAGCTGTGATTACTAGCCCATCAGGGAAAGgcatctgcacatgctcagaggtacTCTCAAAATGTCAGCTCAACTCAGGACCCAGGGAATTGCCTTGGAATGGTCAGTCATATGCAACGCCTTGCTGAAACGAAGCAGGTGAACTGTTGAGCACCAGTCTGGATGGGAGAGCCTCAAGAACCCCGTGCAAGCCAGACAGGCGGACGTGACATGACCCCAAAAGCCCAGgcctgccaccctcccctgaTCCCAGCTCACCGGAGTCTGCCACGGTCACCTCCACcaagggggtgggcgggggctTCTTCTTGAGCAACTTTTCCTTCACAAACTGCCGCAGCAGGAGCCAGAAAGTCAGAGTGTAAAGGAGCTGCAAACAAACCGGGGGTGGGGTGTGTCAGGGATACCATATCATGGAGATACACTTCTGCAAGGAAGCAAATCTttgccccagaaagcagtgtggGGAATGCGTGCGCATCACAAGTGTGAGAACCCAGAAACCACCAAGGAGGAAACCGTCCTGCCGAAAGGAAACCTCCTCTTCTACCAGACGTCGTGTTACTGTGGTCTGCactgtctctccctctcctctaAGAAAATTTATACAAGCAGACACAATAAAACTTGGCTTGCTCAAACTGTGTGGTGCATGTAACAAACTCTGGCAAATCCTGGTTGGTGTGTAAACTTTGGTTTGACTGCTTTTTGGCTTAGTTCTGTTTTCCATGAGGAAGGATTGCTTCCCTGTATAGCTGTCTCTGTGGGCATGGTGTTAACAAACTGCAGTTATGACTGCAGACACTGCAACAGACCACAATTAGTCCTAAGAGTGTCGCACCAAGGagctacaaccagtggtgggatccaaaaattttagtaacaggttcccatggtggtgggattcaaactgtggcgtagcgccaatgggggcgtggctgggcattctgggggcggggcattcctgggtggggctgtggcaaggacgcagctgctgcgctggtccttgggcgggaaacaaatgcacgcaggcgcaggctgccatgcacgccggtgcacctcctgctagactgcttcaagttctgcgtgctactgctgagaggaggggcgtaactaaggcaaaaatcacatggcaaaataaccaattagtaacctcctctcggcacacacaaataattagtaacctactctcgggaacctgtgagaatctgctggatcccacttctggctaCAACCCCTCATttgaaatcctggcctgatgccagccaacaagaagaagaggagtttggatttataccgcacttttctccttcccttcctctccccgcagcagacaccttgtgaggtaggtggggctaagagagttcagagagctcaaggtcacccagcaagaatgtaggagtgcggaaacacatctggatcaccagataagagtctgctgctcatgtggaggagtggagaatcaaacctggttcaccagattagagtctgctgtgcTGAAccacgcttaaccactacacagcttCCAGTTTGCTGAACCGCCCTCACTGAGGCATCACGACTGACCAGGGTTTGAACTGACCCTGGGTTACTGCAACATCTGAACGCATCCAGAAGGCCGAGCCAGGGAGGCCAGGCAGACACAAACTCACCTGGGCTCCGAGGGATAAGCAGGGGTACTTGTGGCGTGCCAGGCCCAGCTGCTCCAGCCGCATGAAGCCGACTTTGGTGGGCAGCTCCTTTTCCAAGTCCATGCCCCAGATGTACTGCAAGCTGCAGAGGGCGATCCCGTAGAGGAGGATGAAGGGGGAGCAGAGCATGGCGAAATGGTGCCTGTTCCGCACAATCCAGATGAGGCATGCCCAGAGCAGCAGCACGAATGTCAGCCAGCTGTGGTAGGTGATGCTCCAGACCTGGGAGGGGAAGCAGAGgtaggtggtgactggagacaGGActtcctaggtccgtggtggtgaacctttggcactccagatgttatggaccaggggccaattggccatgctggcaggggctgatgagaactgtagtccttaacatctggagtgccaaaggttcgccaccactgtcctaggtcatGCAGGAGAAGATGATAACCCTCAAGTAACAGAACTGGGAAACAACCCCCCAGCCTGCTTTCCAACCCTTGCCTTCCAGCTCCCTGGGGCCCACACTGAGGAGTCCTCCCCGGAGACATCCAGCGTGGCTCCCGCCTCTTACCATCATGGCGATGAGGGCACAGATGTAACTCTGGGTCATGACCTTGTGGCCCAACAACTGCAGCAGCTGCTTCTCCTTCCGCCGTTCTCGTTTTCTGCCAGCTGCAAAggagaaatgaagaagagtttggatttatatcccccctttctctcctgcaggagactcaaaggggctgacaatctccttgcccttcccccctcacaacaaacaccctgtgaggtgggtggggctgagagagctccaagaagctgtgactagccccaggtcacccagctggcgtgtgtgggagtgcccaggctaatctgaattccccagataagcctccacagctcaggcggcagagctgggaatcaaacccggttcctccagattagatacacgagctcttcacctcctaggccactgctgaaGAACTTTTCCCATCTCCTCGAGGCAGAACAGCTGGGGGAGAAGTGTTTGCTCACACCTGGGCTAATcctgctctctccctccccccaaaacaagcAAATTCCTCTAACCCGCTCCCTCAAACACTGTTCCTCCCCTGAGTAAAGCACCCAACTCTAGCCGTTGCAGGCAGGGGAGGAACAGGGCAATTGTCCACAGTCCTCTCCTCGAGGAGATGCCTGGCTAGATCCAGAGTTGGAAAAAAACAGACGCTTCTTGGCCATCTGGTTCAAAAGATCCTTTTCTCCAGCTTCTTGGGAAGGCCGTGCGACCCAAAGATCTGCCTGCCCTAAAAGTCTGGTCCTAGGCCAGAGGCCTAGGGAAGCTTATGAGTGGGGCTGGATAGGGTGAGCTCTTCCTACCCATAGCTGCTGCCAGTATTGGATTCCCTGGAGGTACACTGCTTCTGAATAGGGAAGCTCTATACAGATATTATGACTAACGATCCCTCATTGACTGAGACTCCACAAATTTGtctaaccctttaaaaaaaagccatatAAATTAGTGATTCTTACTGTGTCCCAAGTCAGTGAATTTCACTGGTTAGTAATTTATAGCGTGGATTCTGACTGGGATCTACCGCCAAGTGCTTTCACCAGGTGCCTCAAGAGCTCACCCTTGGTACGGGCGAGGCACTGTGCAATGGGGGATCCCGGCCTCCCATCAGAGCACCCTCTGCCTTCAGAACCAGACTCTCACAGCTAGTCTCATTTTGCTGGGCTCGATGCACAAAACTGTATATGCAAAGGTGTACTCAGTCATAATCGGTGACTACAATGCAGGCATTTAACCACAAGGAGGCAGCATGACCCCATGCCAAGCCAGGTCTAATGCCAAGGCAGTAGAATGCCAGGTGGGTTTTGTACCCAGCAATATCCCCTGCCTACGATTGCTGTTGCAAGGAGTCTGCAGTAGAAGTTTCAGGCAGTCCTCCTTTGGccctgctttccttcccctttacTACAGAAGTCGGAAAAGCCCACAATTACACACAGGGTGCTGGATGCAGTAAAATGCTCTCCCGGCCAAAGACCTGGACAGTGGACTTGACTTTTATTCTGGGCCTGACGGATGGTCTTATTTTGTTTGGTCGAGTTGAGAGAAGTGTGCTTGTCGTCTATGGTGTTGGATtgcctggggttgccaactctgggttgaaaaattcctggagacttgagggtgaaacttggggggagggcagttttTAGAGAGAGGGGGAAACCCAGTGGCACATAATCTCAATTCTGGGGAAATTTCAGGTCTTCCGGGACCCTAGTtgactacaccccccccccccattttctgatCCTAATTATTGCCAGGTGCTGTCAATTTGTCTACACCTCCCGCGGTCTTGACAATTATTCAGGCAAGGGAGAGAGGGGCAGCAGGCGCTGTAGCCTCCGCGCAGCACTGCAGCATCACAACCCTCACCTGGTGGGCCGGCTTCTCCAATCACGTGCACCGTGCAGTTCTCAGGGTCAGCTGCGGGAGCCAGCATTGGCTGCAAAGGTGGTGGGCGGGGACCAGCGGAGGGAGACAAGAGCACAGAGACATCCACTGTGAGCAAAAACCT is a window from the Sphaerodactylus townsendi isolate TG3544 unplaced genomic scaffold, MPM_Stown_v2.3 scaffold_1616, whole genome shotgun sequence genome containing:
- the LOC125424963 gene encoding piezo-type mechanosensitive ion channel component 1-like, with the protein product MYFLVFVGICTWWACHFPISQVGFNVLCVIVDVFAGGHLICLYGYQTPFMQETLPPPDLWARLFGLKDIIQFEACSRPNTLLLNVDLPWPVYANPGILLVLYYVLATLVKLSRSHSHDQRRDIPDSTSELLELENWPREQEGLAEDAKPMLAPAADPENCTVHVIGEAGPPAGRKRERRKEKQLLQLLGHKVMTQSYICALIAMMVWSITYHSWLTFVLLLWACLIWIVRNRHHFAMLCSPFILLYGIALCSLQYIWGMDLEKELPTKVGFMRLEQLGLARHKYPCLSLGAQLLYTLTFWLLLRQFVKEKLLKKKPPPTPLVEVTVADSGLDRKRDMLKILGAYVTGFYAKFWILVCAGMFIVVSFAGRLVVYKIVYMLLFLLCLTVFQVYYSLWRKLLKIFWWFVVAYTMLVLIAVYTFQFEDFPMYWHNFTGFTNE